AAACAGCGCCATGCGGCCCGCGAGGAACGCGTTGCGGGAGAAGTCGCCGTTGCCGTTGGTGTCGGAGGCCGGTGGAGCGACGCGGTCGATGTTGATCAACCGCACCAGATACTCGAACGCCGCAACAGCTTGCGGATTGTCGAACGCGAACCGGTCACCGTCGGAGAAGACGCCGCCTGCCGATCCGATGTAGTTGAGGTAGATGCCCTGTAGATCGTTGGCGGCGTTGTAGCCCCACTGCCGGGTGCGGTCGGCGTCGAAGCCCGGGGTGGCGGCGGTGCGGCCGGACTGGTCGACGGTGAGCCGCGTCAGCAGTGCGCGCAGCGTGTCGTCAGGGCCGTTCGACCAGCGCAGCGTCGCCAGGTCGGCGGGGTCGACATCGGCTTCGCCGAGCAGATCGGCGTTGTAGTACACCGCGATCCCGGCGTCGGTGAGTTGCGGGACGCCCCATAGGGTTTCGTGGCGGGTGAACTGATCGACCACGGACGGCTCCCACGCGCGGGCGGCTTGGGGACCCAGCAGGCCGGCGATGTCGAGGAGGTGACCGTTGTCGGCGTATCCGGCGAAGTAGGCGTTGGAGATCCAGAAGATGTCGTCGGCGCTGCCGCCGGCCACATCGGTTCGTAGGCTGTCGAAATAGCTCGCGTACGCCACGGTGTTGACGCGGACCTCGATGTCGGGATGCTCGGTGCTGAACGCGTCGAATGATTCCCGATAGGCGGCCGCGACGTGCGGGTCCCACAGTCGCACCGTCACCACGGTCTTACCTGCCGGTTCGGTCGTGCGGCCCATGAGCGCGGCGACCACCAGCAGGACCGCCATCGTGAGGGCGAGCCCACCGGCCAGCAGCGTGGAGCGCCTCATGCGTACCCCCTCCCCAGCGGCCCTCCGCGAGATCGACGCAAATGTCGTTGCGCACCGGCTGTGTCGACGAAAACGCCGATCTCGACGCTCATTTGATGCCCGTCACCACGATCGAGCGGACGATGTGGCGCGACAGCACCGCGAACACCACGATCAGCGGCACGATCGCAACGGTCGTCGCCGCCATCACGAGCGTCCACTGCGCGTTGTACTGGGTCTGCAGACCCGCGGTCGCCACGGTCAGCACCCGCCACTTCTCACCACTGCTGATCACCAGCGGCCACAGGAAGTTGTTCCACTGGCTCACCACCGTGATCATGGCCAGCGTCACCAGGATCGGCCGGCTCGCCGGCACGACCACGTGCGTGATGATGTCCAGGGTGTTGGCGCCGTCGAGGCGCGCGGCGTTGATCAGATCACCCGGGATACCGCGGAAGTACTCGCGTAGCAGGAAGATCGCATACGGCGAGCCGAACATGAACGGCAGCACCAGCGCCCAGAACGTGTTCCTTAGCCCGGCCTCGGCCATCATCAGGTACAACGGCACCACGGTCACGGTGGCTGGCACCATCAGCGTGGCGAGATACACCCAGAACAACATGTCGCGACCCGGAAACTCCAACCGGGCAAAGGCATACGCGGCAAGCACCGAGAACACGAGTTGCCCCAGCAGGATCACCGCGGTCATCAGCGCCGTGACCGCGATGGCGCGGCCGAACCCGGCGTCGGCCAGACCGAGATAGTTTTCCAGCGTCGGCGGTCGCGGCAACGACAGCGGGGACTCGGTGACGAACTGCTGCGCCGGCGTGAACGACGTGAGCAGGCCGAGGCCGAACGGCAGCAGCGTGACCACCGCGCCGAGCACCAGACCGGCATAGATCACCGCATTCGACGTGAGACGCTCAGGTGAGGTCATAGCTGATCCTGCGGCGGAAGTACAGGTGCTGGACGATCGTGACGCCCACCAACAGCGCGAACAGCACCAGCGCCATGACCGCGGCGCGCCCCACCGCCGCGGCGCCGAACGCCTCGGCGTAGATGCGGTGCGCGATCAGATCGGTACGGCCCTGCGGTCCACCCGCGGTCAGCGCGTACACGGTGTCGAACACCTGTGCCGCGCTGACGATCCCGGTCACCAGCACGAAGAACATCGTCGGCCGCAGCATCGGCAGCGTGATGTGGCGGAACCGCTGCCACGACGTCGCGCCGTCGGTGCGTGCGGCGTTGTGCACGTCGACGGGGATGTTGAGGATGCCCGCCAGGAAAAACAGCGTGACGTAGCCGACGTTGGTCCACACCACCACCGCCGACACCACCGGCAGCGCCAGCCCGGGATCGGTGAGCCACTCGATGCGGGTGTCGAGCACCGTGCTCAGCGCGCCGTCGGTGGGTGCGAGGATCCAGCGCCACAGGACCGCGATCGCCAGTGGCGCACAGATCCACGGCAGCACGTAGACCGTGCGGAAGAACCCGCTGCCCGGCAGCCCGCGCGCCAGCATGGTGGCCGCGGCCAGGCCCAGCACGGTCTGCGCCGGCACGACCAGTGCCATGAACAGCAGCGTCACCACCAGAGACTTCCCGAAGCCCGGATCGGTGAGAACCGAACTCCAGTTGCCCAGGCCCACAAATTCGATCGGCCCCAGCAGATCCCAGCGGTGCAGGCTCAGCCACACGACGACGAGCATGGGCAGCAGCAGAAAGGTGACGACGCCGAACAGGCTGGGCGCGACGAGCGCGTACCCCAGGGCGGTCGTCCGGACACGCGAGGTGGCCATTAAGCCATTAAAGCGGGTCAGTCAGAATGGAGGACCGGCAGCCCCGTATCAGACAGCGACTGTCTCTATCGCTGCGAACACTCCGGCGGGTCGGACGGAGGTGCGGCGGAGGGGAGCACCCAATTCAGTGGGAGAAAGTTCCGCGGACGAGAGATCAGAACCAGGAGCGTGAGGACAAAAATCATGCCGGCGGCGGCGAGTTGGGGCTCAGGAATGCCGTCCTGTCGCTGTCACGGTCCCACCGCTGGTCACACACCGGATTGAAACTCAGCGCAGAAATGGATTATCCACTTCGCCTGGTGTCCAGGACCTTCCGGCGATGTTCCACCCATTGTCACTGATGATCTGCTGCGCCTGGCCGGAGTAGGGTTCGTCCAACTCGTCGACATACAACACGCCGTCAAGATGGGCGGTCTCGTGCTGCAACATGCGTGCGAACAGGCCGGTACCCTCGATTTCGATCTCCCCGCCGCTCATGTCGATTCCGGTGACACGCGCCCAGTCGGCTCGCACAATCGGGAATTTGAAACCGGGCACCGAGAGACAACCCTCGTCGTCATCGTCGGATGCCGCCGCACGGCGGACCACCTGGGACACTTCCAATACCGGGTTTATCACAACGCCACGGTGTCGCGTCGGCCGGCCGCGATCCTCCGGACAGTCATAAACGAATATCCGCAACCCAACCCCGACCTGTGGAGCAGCAAGACCGACACCTCTCGACTCCGCCAATGTGTGATACATATCGGCGACGAGGTCCTCGACGGACGTGGGAAGTGCACCGTCCGCGCGTGTTTCGACTGTTTCGGCCGGTCGATGGAGAACAGGATCACCGCAGATACGTATCGGTCGAACAGCCACACCAGTACGATATCGGTGATTCTCTTCCTATTCCAGACGATGCGGCTCTGTCTTTCGCTGTTTCTGATTGCCCGTACACGGCGTCGGTCACGACGTACAGTTCGCGGCTATCCTCATCTGGCGTTGCGACGGCATCGGTCGCGCACGCCCGGCCGTAGGTCGGGAACTACGGCGTGGCAATGAGTTCGAGCTGGATGTTGTCAGGGTCGCGGAACACCACGGTGGAGTACGCGAGGGGCTCCGTCTCATCGACCACACCGGTGTGGGCGATGCCGAGCGAGTCGAGCCAGGCTGTCCAGTTCACCAGGTCCGCACGTGCCGCCACCGCAAAGGCCACGTGGTCCAGACCCGTTCGGGCTTCGTCGAACGGCTCGCCGCGGTTGCCGGTGTTGTTGTGTAGGCCCAGGATCAGGCCGGACAGTGGCTCGCGTAGCAATACGCTGTAACCCGTTTCCTCGCGGCCGTGATGCGGAATCACCAGACCGAGCGGCTCAGCGTGAAAGACCCGCTGGTACCAGGCGGTGCTGGCCTCGAGATCGGTGACGGTCAATGACAGGTGATCGACCCCGGTGAATCTGGGTGGATCTGGGGTGTGGTTCATGGCCTGGCTTCGAGATGTCGGTTGGTCATCGGCGTGGCGCTTCTGGCTCGAGGCCGGTCGGGCAGCCGGAAGTGGGCGGTTCGCACAATTTTCTCCCTACCTGCGTTGAGGTCTCCAACGGACGCGCAGAGTGCCGCATAGCTGACGTCAGGGCGGCCGTTCGGAACATCTGTGGGTCCAGGGGACGGCGTTGTTTCGGAAGCCCCTCGACGACAAGCAGGTAGGACTCGGTTACCAGCTCGTCGATGAGCCCCGCATCGATGCCGTTTCCGGGGTGCAGCGTGATCCAGTGCTTCTTGTTCATGTGATAGCCAGGCGTGATCTGCGTGTGTGCTTCGCGCAGCGATTCCGCGTCGTGAGGATCTGCTTTGAGGATCACGACCGGCTCACCGGGCATCGAGGTGTGCAGCATGAACACCTTGCCGCCGACCTTCCACAGTTCCCAATCTCCGTTGTCCTGACGGCTTCGCACCGCCCCGGGGAGTTCGTCAGCGCGAGTTGCCGAACGTGCCTGCAGCCGCGAGTCATGTTGCATTTCATACTCCTGGATGGTCGCGATGGTGGCGCAGCGCCTGTGACGGGGCAATGCCGGCACAGGCAGTGCGTCCAATGGACGGCCCTGGCATCCTTGGAGGCCGGGCCTGCGGTTCAGATGAAGGTGAAGATGCGGTCAGGGTCGAACCGCGAGATCGGGGTCGTGTAGATCCTCTCTGGATCCGGGTATCCGAGCGCGAGAAGAACCGTTGTGGTGTGGCCCGTCTCGTCGATGCCGAACGCCGTGTCGACGGTGGTCCGGTCGAATCCCTCGAGTGGTGTGGCTTCGACCCCGAGCTCGGCGGCGGCCATCATCGTCATGCCGAGCGCCATGTAGGTCTGCTTCTCCATCCAGTGGTCGAGATCCTTGAAGGTCGAGTCGCGCATGTTGAGGAAGGCTCGCGTCATCTTCTCCCACAGCTGCTGCTTTGCCGGGTCGGGGAACCGCCCGTCCGCCCGTTCCTTCGCGAAAACCGCAGCGAGGTGTTCGTCGGATACGTCCTTTCTGGTCGTGAGAATGATTGCGTGAGACGCGTTCTGGACTTTTTCGCGGTTGTCACGGTTGGCCTCTCCCAGGTTGTCGGCCAGCTTCTGCTTACCTTCGCGCGTCGCGAGGACGTAGAAGTGGTTCGGCTGTACGTTCACCGACGACGGGGTCGAGCGCAGAAACCTCAACAGCTGCTGCAGGGTCTGCTCCGGGATGGTCTTCGTCGGGTCGAAGTACCTCGTGAGGTGTTTGTTCATCAATTTGTCGAGGTCCATGATCTTCCTCTTTCTTCGTGGTGTTCGTGAGTTGTTGGTGCGATGGGAGTTAGGAGATCGCCGTGGCGTCTGAAACGTCGTTGCCGCAGGCGCTGGATGCCGGCCCGATGCCGCCACGTCGAACGGTCATGGGGCGGCGGCGGAGGTGTCGATCGCGGGGACGTCCACCTCTGTCTTGTTGACGTTGTTGAGGAAATTGGTGAGGAGGAACTGCACGGTGACCGTGACGATGGCCAGGATCTGGGCGTCGGTGTAGCCCGCGCTCCGCACCGCGGCCAGGTCGGCGTCGCTCACGTGTCCGCGTGTGTCGACCACCTGCTGGACGAAGTGCGCGACCGCGGAGCGGCGCGGATCGATCGAGCTTCCGGAACGAGCGAGCCTGATGTCCTCTTGTGACATTCCGCCGAGTTGCAACGACACGTAGGAGTGCATGGCCAGGCAGTAGTCGCAGCCGTTCGACTCGGACACGGCGAGCGCGATCGTGTGCCGCGTCTTGGCGTCGAGCACGCGTGCGAGCTTGCTCTGCAGTGAGGTCACAACCTCGAGCACGGTCGGGTTCGCAGCGAGGGTCTGGAACATACTCGGAACGAAACCGAACTGCGCACCGATGCCGTCCAGGACTGCTCGCGTCTCGGTCGTGAGGTCTCCAGTGGCGGGGGCGTTCAGTCGAGACATGGTATTTACCACTCCTTTTCGTATCAACTTCCCCGATCGGGAAGAGGCTTCTTCTTCACGGAACTCGACAAAGGGGGCGCATCCTGACACCGGGCGGGCGCGATGCGTGGTGGCGCTCGAACACTCAGGCTTCGATTTCGCTGTGGTCGCCGCTCCAGAGGGTGTGGAATTTTTTGCCGGGTTCGGCGTCGGTGCGTCCGTAGGTGTGTGCGCCGAAGAAGTCGCGCAGGCCTTGGGTGAGTGCTGCGGGTAGCCGCTCGGTGCGCAGCGCGTCGTAGTAGGACAGGGCCGAGGAGAATCCGGGGATCGGGATGCCGAGCTGTGTGGCGGTGACCACCACGCGGCGCCAGCTGTCGATGGCTGATTCGACGGCGCTGCGGAAGTAGGGTGCTGCCAGCAGGGTGGCGAGGTCGGGTTCGGCGTCGTGGGCCTCTTTGATCCGGTTGAGGAACTTGGCCCGGACGATGGAGCCGCCGCGCCAGATGGTGGCCAGGTCGCCGGGGGTGATGTTCCAGTGGTATTCGGCGCTGCCGGCCTGGATCTGGTTGAAGCCTTGGGCGTAGGCGACGATCTTGGAGGCGTAGAGCGCTTGGCGGACGTCTTCGATGAACTGGGCGGTGTCAGAGGGTGCGGTGCCGAGTTGGCCGGAGACCAGGCCCACGGTGGCTTTGCGTTGGGGTACCGAGCCGGACAGGGCGCGGGCGAATACGGCTTCGGCGATGCCGGTGACCGGTACGCCGAGGTCGAGGGCGGATTTGACGGTCCAGCGGCCGGTGCCTTTTTGTTCGGCCTCGTCGACGATGACGTCGACGAGGGGTTTGCCGGTCTTGGTGTCGGTCTGGCGCAGCACTTTGGCGGTGATCTCGACCAGGAAGCTGTCGAGGTCGCCTTTGTTCCATTCGTCGAAGACGTCGGCGATCTGGCCCGCGGTCTTGCCCAGGCCGTCGCGCAGCAGTTGGTAGGCCTCGCCGATGAGTTGCATGTCGGAGTATTCGATGCCGTTGTGCACCATTTTGACGAAGTGGCCGGCGCCGTCGGGGCCGATGTGGGTGCAGCAGGGCACTCCGTCGACGTGGGCGGAGATTTCTTCGAGGAGGGGGCCGAGGCTTGTGTAGGACTCGGCGGGGCCGCCGGGCATGATCGACGGGCCGTTGAGGGCGCCTTCTTCGCCGCCGGAGATGCCGGCGCCGACGAAGTGCAGGCCGCGCTCGCGCATTGCGGCTTCGCGGCGGATGGTGTCGGTGTAGAGCGCGTTGCCGCCGTCGATGATGATGTCGCCGGGTTCCATGGCCTCGGCCAGTTCGTTGATCACCGCGTCGGTGGCCTCGCCGGCTTTGACCATGATCAGTACGCGGCGCGGTTTCTCCAGCGCGTCGAGGAACTCCGCGATGGTCTCGCTGCGTACGAACCTGCCTTCCGAGCCGTGTTCGGCCAGCAGCGCATCGGTCTTGGCGATCGACCGGTTGTGCAAGGCCACCGTGTAGCCGTGACGGGCGAAGTTACGCGCGATGTTCGAACCCATCACCGCCAAACCGGTGACACCGATCTGCGCAGTGCCGAGGTTGGGGGATACAGACGAGCTCATAGGGGAGCCTTTCGTCTTCATGGTGCGGAACAGGCTTACCTACTGACAAACGCCGAAGCGCCGAAAAACTGCTGCAATCCGTTGGCGTTGGCAGCTCGATCGCTCCATCGATCGGCACCACCGCCGCCCGACGGCCAAGCGCGGCCGAACCGCAATAGGTCGCCGCTGCGGTGTAATTCGGTCCCGAGGCCGACTCAACGATTCGAAGACTGCGAGCGGAAGCGCTCTTGCCAACCACTGCCGCGACGGCCTAATGTGGACTAAATGGTCCTGCAATCGCATGCTCGACGGACCAACCGCACTCAGTAGGGGAACAGCCCCCGGCGCATTCTGAGCCCCTGCGCTCAACGGGCCCCGAGGTGCGGAACTCGCGACCGAAACACCCTGCACCGCGTTCACGGGACTGAAACGACGGCACATCCAGGGCGAATACCGAACCGCACGGAGGAGACCGCTAGGCAATGAACGACACCACGCAGTCCGCCGAGGATCTGGCGATCCTGGGACAACTCAATCTCGACTACATCCACTCCGATCAGACCAGCGATGTCGAGCGCTTCAGCGACCTCCTTGCCGAAGACTTTGTCATCCAGTTCGAGGGCGTCACGCGCGGCCGGGCCGAATACCTGGACTACATCGCCAATCCGCGCCCATCTCCGTTCAAAGACCTTGCGGTGCACGATGTCAACATTCGAATCCTCGGCGATGTCGCCCTGATCCATGGGCGCAGCACATTGACCACGCTGGCCGACGGAGTCGCCAGGCAAGCTCTCTACACCGACATCTACCAGAAGCGTGACGGCAGGTGGGTCTGTGTCGCGGCATGTGCGCACGACGCGGTGCCGGTCGCCTGACGCATCGCCACAACGATGCCGTTGGCAGACAATTCCGGTCGGGGTATGGAATGGCGTGACCCGGCATGTCGTGGTCACCCAGCAGGCCGAGATGGGCCTTGCGCCGCTTGGGAGAGAACTTCGCAGCACCGAGATCGGAGGACGACGCATGTCTGACAGTGCAGCCGGGGCACGTTACGAACGGTTCGCTGAATTGCACCGGGGCCCCGGTATCTTCATCATGCCCAACGTATGGGACGGGCCGTCGGCGCTGCTCTTCAAAGATGCGGGATTCAAGTCGATCGCGACGTCGTCAGCGGTTCTTGCCGCGACACTGGGCCGGCTCGACGGCATACACGCTGTGAGCCGTGATGAGCAC
This genomic window from Mycolicibacterium goodii contains:
- a CDS encoding carbohydrate ABC transporter permease produces the protein MATSRVRTTALGYALVAPSLFGVVTFLLLPMLVVVWLSLHRWDLLGPIEFVGLGNWSSVLTDPGFGKSLVVTLLFMALVVPAQTVLGLAAATMLARGLPGSGFFRTVYVLPWICAPLAIAVLWRWILAPTDGALSTVLDTRIEWLTDPGLALPVVSAVVVWTNVGYVTLFFLAGILNIPVDVHNAARTDGATSWQRFRHITLPMLRPTMFFVLVTGIVSAAQVFDTVYALTAGGPQGRTDLIAHRIYAEAFGAAAVGRAAVMALVLFALLVGVTIVQHLYFRRRISYDLT
- the gndA gene encoding NADP-dependent phosphogluconate dehydrogenase codes for the protein MSSSVSPNLGTAQIGVTGLAVMGSNIARNFARHGYTVALHNRSIAKTDALLAEHGSEGRFVRSETIAEFLDALEKPRRVLIMVKAGEATDAVINELAEAMEPGDIIIDGGNALYTDTIRREAAMRERGLHFVGAGISGGEEGALNGPSIMPGGPAESYTSLGPLLEEISAHVDGVPCCTHIGPDGAGHFVKMVHNGIEYSDMQLIGEAYQLLRDGLGKTAGQIADVFDEWNKGDLDSFLVEITAKVLRQTDTKTGKPLVDVIVDEAEQKGTGRWTVKSALDLGVPVTGIAEAVFARALSGSVPQRKATVGLVSGQLGTAPSDTAQFIEDVRQALYASKIVAYAQGFNQIQAGSAEYHWNITPGDLATIWRGGSIVRAKFLNRIKEAHDAEPDLATLLAAPYFRSAVESAIDSWRRVVVTATQLGIPIPGFSSALSYYDALRTERLPAALTQGLRDFFGAHTYGRTDAEPGKKFHTLWSGDHSEIEA
- a CDS encoding VOC family protein encodes the protein MTVTDLEASTAWYQRVFHAEPLGLVIPHHGREETGYSVLLREPLSGLILGLHNNTGNRGEPFDEARTGLDHVAFAVAARADLVNWTAWLDSLGIAHTGVVDETEPLAYSTVVFRDPDNIQLELIATP
- a CDS encoding nitroreductase family protein, with amino-acid sequence MDLDKLMNKHLTRYFDPTKTIPEQTLQQLLRFLRSTPSSVNVQPNHFYVLATREGKQKLADNLGEANRDNREKVQNASHAIILTTRKDVSDEHLAAVFAKERADGRFPDPAKQQLWEKMTRAFLNMRDSTFKDLDHWMEKQTYMALGMTMMAAAELGVEATPLEGFDRTTVDTAFGIDETGHTTTVLLALGYPDPERIYTTPISRFDPDRIFTFI
- a CDS encoding carboxymuconolactone decarboxylase family protein is translated as MSRLNAPATGDLTTETRAVLDGIGAQFGFVPSMFQTLAANPTVLEVVTSLQSKLARVLDAKTRHTIALAVSESNGCDYCLAMHSYVSLQLGGMSQEDIRLARSGSSIDPRRSAVAHFVQQVVDTRGHVSDADLAAVRSAGYTDAQILAIVTVTVQFLLTNFLNNVNKTEVDVPAIDTSAAAP
- a CDS encoding ABC transporter substrate-binding protein, coding for MRRSTLLAGGLALTMAVLLVVAALMGRTTEPAGKTVVTVRLWDPHVAAAYRESFDAFSTEHPDIEVRVNTVAYASYFDSLRTDVAGGSADDIFWISNAYFAGYADNGHLLDIAGLLGPQAARAWEPSVVDQFTRHETLWGVPQLTDAGIAVYYNADLLGEADVDPADLATLRWSNGPDDTLRALLTRLTVDQSGRTAATPGFDADRTRQWGYNAANDLQGIYLNYIGSAGGVFSDGDRFAFDNPQAVAAFEYLVRLINIDRVAPPASDTNGNGDFSRNAFLAGRMALFQSGTYNLAAIADQARFRWGVTMLPIGPKGRVSVTNGIAAAANAATRHPEAVKEVLAWMASRRGNEFLGRRGAAIPAVLAAQPVYHEYWASRGVDVSPFFRVLQGPRVPAPGGAGFPAGFEALKPYFDEMFLGRRDVAHTLAEAQQAANTAASR
- a CDS encoding carbohydrate ABC transporter permease, whose amino-acid sequence is MTSPERLTSNAVIYAGLVLGAVVTLLPFGLGLLTSFTPAQQFVTESPLSLPRPPTLENYLGLADAGFGRAIAVTALMTAVILLGQLVFSVLAAYAFARLEFPGRDMLFWVYLATLMVPATVTVVPLYLMMAEAGLRNTFWALVLPFMFGSPYAIFLLREYFRGIPGDLINAARLDGANTLDIITHVVVPASRPILVTLAMITVVSQWNNFLWPLVISSGEKWRVLTVATAGLQTQYNAQWTLVMAATTVAIVPLIVVFAVLSRHIVRSIVVTGIK
- a CDS encoding MmcQ/YjbR family DNA-binding protein, which codes for MDALPVPALPRHRRCATIATIQEYEMQHDSRLQARSATRADELPGAVRSRQDNGDWELWKVGGKVFMLHTSMPGEPVVILKADPHDAESLREAHTQITPGYHMNKKHWITLHPGNGIDAGLIDELVTESYLLVVEGLPKQRRPLDPQMFRTAALTSAMRHSARPLETSTQVGRKLCEPPTSGCPTGLEPEAPRR
- the def gene encoding peptide deformylase; this translates as MAVRPIRICGDPVLHRPAETVETRADGALPTSVEDLVADMYHTLAESRGVGLAAPQVGVGLRIFVYDCPEDRGRPTRHRGVVINPVLEVSQVVRRAAASDDDDEGCLSVPGFKFPIVRADWARVTGIDMSGGEIEIEGTGLFARMLQHETAHLDGVLYVDELDEPYSGQAQQIISDNGWNIAGRSWTPGEVDNPFLR
- a CDS encoding nuclear transport factor 2 family protein, encoding MNDTTQSAEDLAILGQLNLDYIHSDQTSDVERFSDLLAEDFVIQFEGVTRGRAEYLDYIANPRPSPFKDLAVHDVNIRILGDVALIHGRSTLTTLADGVARQALYTDIYQKRDGRWVCVAACAHDAVPVA